A stretch of DNA from Scomber japonicus isolate fScoJap1 chromosome 19, fScoJap1.pri, whole genome shotgun sequence:
aagttcagcagaagcTTCAACAGACTCAGAAAGCAGCTGATGATCCAGTGAAGACACTCTGAGCAAACTGATTTCATCAAGCTcacactttattcatcattcacagaaacatgatttcatgtagaataacacaatatactgcaaccactcaaatatcactgcttagaaaataaactacatgaatgaatacaagttTTCCCACATGGCCTGTGtcatctgaaatattaaactcaTCATTACAAGCTGTATGATTCAAATACACGTGAAGAAAATCTGATCAGACAGAAGCTAATACTAAACCATATAATCCTCCCTTTGGGTGTTCCCACACCTCCAATCAACCCAAGTCCTCAtcaattagcatttagcatcatTCCACAGtgattatacagatataatatgattaacatcaggtatttgaagtcagttataaatgtaatgtaagcatgGCAAAACTCAGTTCAGCACTTGCCTGCgttgtgcagttgtgtgtaaattaaaacaaaaatctgaaatatatcaaaaacacagtttgaatacatgtttaaaatattacatataaaactaaactattgCTCAGTGCTATTTAAACTCCatcaaaatataatcaaaagatATGCATCAAAActtaaagtcaaaataaaagtaagaagtaGAAACAATTAGATAGTGTGAACATGGCAGAGAAATGTCCATCAGGTTTCTATAATCCCCTACTCCAACTActgaaagcagctgtgtgcttcttgtttcttggttactgaagtgcagctgaacacactgatgctgtgttttgatctgatgactgaagctgagagcagaaaagaggctcaactatgacaggaagtgatgtaaaaacagagtattgataagaagaaaagcaacagctgctgttactgtgagaCAGATTGTGGCTCTGCTTTGACTGATGTGGATCAACTAATGATTCCTCTGTAATCTGAACAGTGACCAGACGTCCAGAATTAAACATTCAACTAcaagaacaaacagcaacagagctcctgtttctcacaatcacacacctgACATTTAAGAGAAGATTCAATTCTTTTCTGATggacattttacatcaacattgtaattaaaaggattctaatgaaataatgtttgtgatgtttaaacatttgtatgaaCAGTGTAGATCTTGTTGTCTACTCagctggttgatgttgttcaactaatttttatttgtatctgcTTTACCAAATGCTGTTGCCACTTTACCCATCATGTACCTCAGCCCTCCTCTGGTTCCTTCATCCCGTCgactcttcatctcctccagcttctccaccttctctgtgtctcctgtctccttcatcttctcaatCAGGAAGTCCAAGTGGACATGAGTGGACAGTGAATCAACATTCATGGCGATCTGCTCCAGATTAACAACATGTTGGTAGACCTCATCCAGCCACTTTATCTTCTCTGCTGTCAGTTCTTCCATCACTGTGTCAACATTTTCCATcaggctcttcttcttctcactctCTGACTTattctcttcatacttttttttcatatcttgTAGGGTCTTCTGGACTTTCCTGGCCTTGTTCACATAAATCCACTCCTCTTTCACATGATCTGATTCATGACACTTCCCTGTACATGAAGTGCAGTTACCATCTTTCATGACCTCACACCATGAAGGACTGGGGGCCATTGTGCATCCAGGATAGTGACAGTTCTCTTCACAAACGTTACAAGTGACAGCTCCTTCAAACAAAACAGGTGGGATATCCAATATCACCCCAAACTTAAATCCACCCCACATCCCACCCTTGATAGGCTGTTTCTCTTTGTAGGGCTCATCAACTTCTACAGTGAACTTCtcattcttcttcatctcttcttcatgtttcttcAGAGCCTCTTCAGTCTGTTggatctctctctgtttcagttcAATCAGCTGGATTCTTTCTTGCAGGTTTTGGATGCAGGCTGTCAGTCTGATCCGTGAGTTCAACACTTCAACTGTTGTCTTCAGCTTCTGAGGTTCAGATTCTTTCAGGAAGTCTTTGAATTCTTCCATTCCTGCCTCTGTTATCATCCATGCATTCTCTAAAGGAAccttgcttttctttgttctctcttttctctggcagttatcaaacaggaagtgaacagtttCATTCTCTTCATCTTTGGCACATTTAATGTTTGCAGCTTCAAGAGCTTTCAGAACATTTTCAGGTGTTATTCCATTAGAGTGTGTAATGAGAGATACAATGTTCTCCTCAATGTCTTTCCCAAACAGAGACATCACTGAATCAAAGATGTACCTCAGTCGATCACTCACTCGATTCTCACTCGCCTTCATCACCAGACCCACTGCAGAAAGTTCATGAACTCCATCGTCTGAGCGGAACAAGTCAAATAATCTTTGACTAACGATGACATCATGTTCGATCCCTCTGGTGTCTCCATATCCAGGAGTATCGATGATGGTCAGAGAGTAGGGCAGAGTTACATCTTCATAACCAAAGATCTCGTACACGATCACATCTGATGTCTGACTCTCTGACTGACTTCTCTTCTCATCTTCTACGATCTCAAACCAGATGTTGTCCTCAAACTTCACTCCCATGGTGTAGTTGAACAGAGCGTTGATCAGAGTAGATTTTCCTGATCCTGTTTCACCTACAAGTAAGATGGTTCTGTTTGTCTTGTTCAggtttttctctccatcagttTTTCTTGTCAGAGTCCCAAACTTCTCTTCCTTTGGTCTCAGCTGGTAGACAGCAGGAGATCCTGAAGAGATCAGAGTACTTTTGGAGATGATGTCCTGGTATCTGGATGAGGCGTTACTGGTTGGGAAGAAAAAATATAGAACAGTTTAATACGCACATAAACGTGTATCCTTCTCTTATAGTATAtcagtaattattttattattttttagttcattatttatttatatgcattTGTACTTAAGagaaaattcaattcaattaattaactatttttaattattgctgatttgaatgaaaatggtgtgtgtgtgtgtgtgtgtgtgtgtgtgtgtgtgtgtgtgtgtgtgtgtggttttgatCATATAATATTTCATGTCATAAAGTTGAATTCTTATATtatttgtatcatttttgaCTGTGATGAAGACAGTCGTGTAGAAATGTTTCTCTATTTGCATTAAAGGCTGCAGATCAATCAGTCTTTTCTGTCCCTGATGTGAGAAACATGTGATTCAGCTTCACATTGCTAGACGACGCCTGCAGAAGCCTTTTTACTCAGAGACCTTCTGATATTCAGCTGCACtacataaaaatgaaagctgTATGCAGGTCAACaagagaaacatgaaaacatcagagcagcagctgtatGACTTCATCAGAGAGCTGTGTAATGTTCCTttaacagacctgaagagactGAAAACACATCTGGAAGCTTCCTGATTTTACAGTCAGGTTAACATACTTCACAGTCTCTGGTGTCATTTCTAACATTTCTATAATACTTTAATATTCCTACAGTAACCTGACAGTGACTATTTCTGTCATCAGTGTTTATGTCTCATAACTTCATCCAACTttatttcagtctgaatttatcttaTAAACCAACATTATACTTTCTATggtgaataataaacactgagTTTATGATATTGTTCTGAAATTGCATTATAGggatatgcacacacacacacacacacacacacacacacacacagagacacacacacacacacacacacacacacacacacacacatacacacacacagagacacacacacacacacacacacacacacatacacacacagagagacacacacacacagagacacacacacacacacacacacacacacacacacacacacacacacacacacacagtattttaaTGGTTATTTGTGGTCATGTTACTCACCACTGTGCCATGATgctgtctgacagagagactCCACACGCTGAGGATGAAACAGGTGTGTTGGTATCTGTGtgggacaaaatgaaaaactatcataaagtgaaataaaggtgTGAAGAAGCTGCTGGAGAAAGTTTCAGTGCTGCACATTTTGAGCAATGAGCCGCTCGGCCAACAGCGTCTCCTAGAAATGATCTTTGTTTGCTGCTAAATGGAAACAGCAGATATGTTCTGAAGGAAATGTCATGCTGCCTGGATGAAGCTTTTATATCAACATCATGAGGACATGTTGCTCATTAAGGTGTCTGCAAAGTCTCTAAATGTTGCTACTGAATGTAAATGTCCACTGacacatttgctttgttttctataATATGTGAGTATTTGAATGAGGCTTCATGTTACAGTGAGCctgtaaaaagaaatcattCTATGATGGGACAAACTGACCAAAGAGTCTCTATATGGGTTTAGTTTACTTTGTTCAAGTCCACATTAGCATCACATGCAGTGTGCACATTGGAAGTTATTGGTgtgtgtaatcattcctcctgtccacacTGGCTGTGACCTGATTCCTTCCTACAGATACTCAAATATCacacaataatgtaataaatcatataaaaacagaaattagattttttttgtataaattattagaaaaacaacaacagggaTCTCTACTTTGTTACAATGCAATACAAACTATTTACCTGAATGTCTGCGCTTCATCTTGCCTCCTGTTATCAGTAAATATGAGCACGCTTTGTAACTCAGGTGCAGACTTGGCGATGGGCGGGGCCTTTTCAGATGCACGAGGCAGCCTGCGTATAGACAGGACTGGCTCTGGTTGGTGTttgtgctgagctgcagtggaggaacAGTAACACAGAGAGGGAGTTTAGTACTAAAGACATGTGGAAGCTTCTGAGAGAGCCTCTTGATGCTCAGACAGCTCTGTCTCATTAAACACTAAATCATTTGTtcactgtgtgagagagaaggatCTGCTGAAGAGCTCctgttattataaatgttaatgtttaacTTTATAAAACTAGACAGTGCTAAAGAGATAACATTGTCTTCACATTAACAGCTATAAGCTACTAAAATGAACTGTAGACTTTTGAagtgtttcttcttctatttgCTGTTTGGATGTAAGCTAAAGTGAGTTCAGAACTTGTGATAAATGTTTCAGTGGAGTGAAATAAATGTCTAACAGCATGTTTCTCTGATAGTAACGTCTAGCTCTCAGTCAGTGACAGCAGTAATCTACAATCAATCATTAACGTTAGGTTAGTGAaatcactttattattatactttatttattgactTTGTTTCACATTGAATAATCAACAGTTTGATATTTAACCTCCAGTTAAATTCAAAGAAGTGGGagaaaatgtcatatttaactGTTGAGAACTGGTTTGATGTTTATTATAAGTTTATATTGTGAGTCCAGTTACTATAACTGTGTTAGTTTATAATCAATACACAGTTCCgtacattcatatattattctgtgAAATCATTATTACATACAGTAATTAATATTTTCCTGCAGCATTTGTTTCCTAACATCCTGACACTGAAAGTATTTCATGATTCTTCTTTCAAAGTTTTCTTACCTGTGTTGTTGACTTGAAGCTCTGAGAtactgaggaggaagagcagagaggaggaagagctcaGAGCGTTATATCAGCAGCCACCGTCCACACCTATCTGGTGAGAAGTCACATGACTTCACAGAAACAGTCTGAGACACTCAGAatgaagacagacagatatcTGATGGACTTTATTCAGTGAATTCTTCGGCTCACTGAGGAATGCTTCTTTATgctgttttatgaatgaatgaacattaCTTATTgtttacagtgagattatattATCAGCTGTAAATCCATATATTGATGAAGCAAACATGTTTGAACTGATGTGaatatgacagagagagaaacacagagagatctCTATAACAGACTAAATGTACAGAGCCTGAGAGCTGTGTTACTGatttcatatcatattatatatttatgtatattgtgtgtttggtgtgttgcATTCAGTCAGCTGAATCActctataaaacattataacatCTAATCTCTGTGGATTGATCAAGTTGACCTTAATGAATAAACTTCATGACTTGAGAACCATTTTCAGTATTTCTCGTCTGGTCATCAGAGGATTTCAGGATGTAGTTTGAAGAGTTTCTACTGAAACATTCATTAATGTTCAATGTGTAGAGAACTGTGGAGCAGCTGCACTGATCAATGTGAACTCAGATTACATCATTTACTCATTAAAACTGGTTATCAGGTGTGAAGTCATAAAGTTTATTCATTAAAGTTAATGTCCTAGAACATCTAATCCACAGAGATTAGATGTTGTAACTTTTTATAGAGAGACtcagaatgaaacagaaagtaTCAGCAGCCTGCAGTCAGACTCTATTGATCAAGTtcaatgtgattttaaataCTGCTTTAAAGTGGCAGAGCTACACAGAGGTCTGCTAACCTCACTTCTTTATAACTCCACACTTCaacatgttttactttataAACATGTCATCTTCAGCtcactgacatcatcagtgacatcatcagctccctctttataatgataataataataataataatataataataatgataactttatttgtatagcacctttcacacaataaatgcagctctaagtgttttacaacaaaatgaatgacaCACACCAAGAGCTTCACATAAAAGCAGCATAAAGCTGTGATGAAAAAGAACAACaataaagaggaagaaattaattttaaaatagtgAATAATACATAGTAAAAGAAGCcagaaaatagaataaatacaatatataaagtCAAGTAAACTTTAACAGAAGATTAAGATTCAATGAGTAAGTCTAGAAAGGCTATAATAAAGAAATCACAGACTCCggctaaaaatatatataaataaaacaacactaatatataatgaataataaataataaataaatgaccaGTCAGAATATGctgagggaaggaaacaaaagtTTACATTCATTATTGTTGACTTATGGACTGACTCACATAATAAAGGATATTTAGGAACTGCTAACCATATGATGGCTTTTCCTCGACAGGATGGACTAGCCAGCCACCTCGGTAGACCTTGGgtagtccatccatccatcttcttgccgcttatccggggtcgggtcgcgggggcagcagcctaagcagggaagcccagacttccctctccccagccacttcgtccagctcttccagggggaccccgaggcgttcccaggccagccgagagacatagtctctccagcgtgtcctgggtcttccccggggtctcctaccggtgggacgtgccctgaacacctcaccagggaggcgtccgggaggcatcctgattagatgcccgaaccacctcatctggctcctctcgacgtggaggagcagcgggtctactccgagctccctccggataactgagcttctcaccctatctctaagggagagcccagccaccctgcggaggaagctcatttcggccgcttgtacccgcgatcttgttctttcggtcactacccaaagctcatgaccataggtgagggtaggaacgaagatcgactggtaaatcgagagcttcgcctttcggctcagctctctcttcaccacgacggatctgtgcagagtccgcattactgcagacgccgcaccgatccgcctgtcgatctcccgttccatccttccctcactcgtgaacaagaccccgaggtacttgaactcctccacttgaggcagaatctcatccccgacccgaagagtgcactccacccttttccggttgaggaccatggcctcggatttggaggtgctgattttcatcccggccgcttcacactcggctgcgaaccgatccagtgagagttggaggtcacggtctgatgaagccaacaggaccacatcatctgcaaaaagcagtgacccaatcctgaggtcaccaaaccggatcccctctacaccctggctgcgcctagaaatcctgtccataaaaattatgaacaggatcggtgacaaagggcagccctggcggagtccaactctcactggaaacaagtccgacttattgccggaaatgcggaccaagctctgacaccggtcatacagggaacggacggcccttatcagggagtccgataccccatactcccggagaaccccccacaggatcccccgagggacacggtcgaatgccttctccaagtccacaaaacacatgtggactggttgggcaaactcccatgcaccctcaaagatcctgcagagggtgtagagctggtccactgttccacggcccggacgaaaaccacactgctcctcctgaatcagagattcgactatccgacggaccctcctctccagcacccccgaatagaccttaccagggaggctgaggagtgtgattcccctgtaattggaacacaccctccggtcccccttcttaaaaagagggaccaccaccccagtctgccaatccagaggcacagcccccgatgtccacgcgatgctgcagagtcgtgtcaaccatgacagccccacagcatccagggccttgaggaactcggggcggatctcatccacccccggggccctgccaccgaggagctttttaaccacctcggcgacctccaccccagagataggagagcccacacccaagcccccaggccctgcttccttaccagaaggcgtgttggtgggattgaggaggtcttcgaagtattccttccaccgatccacaacgtcccgagtcgaggtcagcagcgcaccgtc
This window harbors:
- the LOC128379959 gene encoding septin-5-like yields the protein MAQCNASSRYQDIISKSTLISSGSPAVYQLRPKEEKFGTLTRKTDGEKNLNKTNRTILLVGETGSGKSTLINALFNYTMGVKFEDNIWFEIVEDEKRSQSESQTSDVIVYEIFGYEDVTLPYSLTIIDTPGYGDTRGIEHDVIVSQRLFDLFRSDDGVHELSAVGLVMKASENRVSDRLRYIFDSVMSLFGKDIEENIVSLITHSNGITPENVLKALEAANIKCAKDEENETVHFLFDNCQRKERTKKSKVPLENAWMITEAGMEEFKDFLKESEPQKLKTTVEVLNSRIRLTACIQNLQERIQLIELKQREIQQTEEALKKHEEEMKKNEKFTVEVDEPYKEKQPIKGGMWGGFKFGVILDIPPVLFEGAVTCNVCEENCHYPGCTMAPSPSWCEVMKDGNCTSCTGKCHESDHVKEEWIYVNKARKVQKTLQDMKKKYEENKSESEKKKSLMENVDTVMEELTAEKIKWLDEVYQHVVNLEQIAMNVDSLSTHVETESMLFTEQHHREITFINY